One window from the genome of Rariglobus hedericola encodes:
- a CDS encoding 3-hydroxyacyl-ACP dehydratase FabZ family protein, whose product MSQAVTDLIPHRPPFLFVDDIVSETADGLVARRTWRAEEDFYKGHYPNAPITPGVLLCEAVFQTGALFMARQAQAAGAKPGEGVPLLAKISDVRFRNPVYPGDQIVIEVKKKEMMGGFTMMNGAVKKADGTRVLTVDFAVAWKTPEGQQQQAQQ is encoded by the coding sequence ATGTCACAAGCTGTCACCGACCTCATCCCGCACCGTCCGCCTTTCCTGTTTGTTGACGATATCGTGTCCGAGACAGCCGACGGACTCGTTGCCCGCCGCACTTGGCGCGCCGAGGAAGATTTCTACAAGGGGCATTATCCGAATGCCCCGATCACGCCCGGCGTGTTGTTGTGTGAAGCGGTGTTTCAGACCGGCGCTCTTTTCATGGCCCGTCAGGCACAGGCCGCCGGCGCGAAACCGGGTGAAGGCGTGCCGCTTCTCGCCAAGATCTCCGACGTGCGCTTCCGCAACCCGGTTTACCCCGGCGACCAGATCGTCATCGAAGTGAAAAAAAAGGAAATGATGGGCGGTTTCACCATGATGAACGGTGCTGTTAAAAAAGCCGACGGCACGCGCGTGCTGACGGTTGATTTCGCCGTCGCCTGGAAGACCCCCGAGGGCCAGCAGCAGCAGGCGCAGCAATGA
- a CDS encoding glycosyltransferase family 61 protein, with protein sequence MLPRFGAARDERGVVVLAGGRVYDAGIVLTPDGATVVSDLTRNFGYRGDGRHWLQNYRWMGPPTPVEGRTAVVAVNLGKGYAHWLLEEFPRWLSLRADEAENVIAHDRAPFISEVCALAGFKQRVVSATRHGHWVCETLVIPPVVTMDARTVETVRVFAFGQQLPVSGFGEKLYITRENATRRRVGNEGELWAQLERRGFVKLQLEAMSWREQVAAFAAARVVVAPHGAGLANVVFCREGTRVVEFFNRSYVNPCFEHWARAARLDYRAVVPAGEGPVGKERNANREDIMADVGGILRALEG encoded by the coding sequence GTGCTGCCGCGTTTCGGCGCCGCGCGCGATGAACGCGGCGTCGTCGTGCTAGCGGGCGGACGGGTCTATGATGCGGGTATCGTGCTGACGCCGGACGGCGCGACAGTCGTCAGCGACCTGACGCGGAATTTTGGTTACCGCGGCGACGGGCGGCATTGGTTGCAGAACTACCGATGGATGGGGCCGCCGACGCCGGTGGAGGGACGGACTGCGGTGGTCGCGGTGAATTTGGGTAAAGGTTACGCGCACTGGTTGCTGGAGGAGTTTCCACGCTGGTTGAGCCTGCGTGCCGATGAGGCGGAGAACGTAATCGCGCATGACCGCGCGCCGTTCATCAGCGAAGTGTGCGCATTGGCCGGGTTTAAACAGCGGGTGGTTTCGGCGACACGGCACGGACATTGGGTGTGCGAGACGCTGGTGATTCCACCCGTGGTGACGATGGACGCGCGGACGGTGGAAACGGTGAGAGTATTTGCGTTTGGGCAACAACTGCCGGTGTCGGGCTTCGGTGAGAAACTCTACATCACGCGGGAAAACGCGACGCGACGGCGGGTGGGCAACGAAGGCGAATTGTGGGCGCAGCTAGAGCGGCGCGGGTTTGTGAAGTTGCAGTTGGAGGCGATGTCTTGGCGCGAGCAAGTGGCGGCGTTTGCGGCGGCGCGAGTCGTGGTGGCACCTCATGGCGCGGGGCTGGCGAATGTCGTTTTCTGCCGCGAAGGAACGCGCGTGGTGGAGTTTTTTAATCGGTCGTATGTGAACCCGTGTTTCGAGCACTGGGCGCGCGCGGCGCGATTGGATTATCGTGCGGTGGTTCCGGCAGGCGAGGGACCAGTCGGCAAGGAGCGTAATGCCAATCGCGAGGATATCATGGCCGATGTCGGCGGTATCCTGCGCGCGTTGGAGGGATGA
- a CDS encoding DEAD/DEAH box helicase — protein MSFSSLGLSAPILQALTERGYLAPTPIQSAAIPPILRGGDVWASAQTGSGKTAAFVLPIIERLVTDGPRGRGRYVRALILVPTRELAAQIAGEIQDYSQHLAQDSALKTLVAVGGVSINPQMMALGGGADIIVATPGRLLDLIDHNSVSLSHVGTLVLDEADRLFALGFADELNRIIALLPARRQSLLFSATFPPAVWKLAENLLLNPTRIEMPSEPADAPDIQQRAFEVDVPMRTQLLRNLIELNGWTRVLVFVATKYATEHVAEKLNRSGIPAAALHGEQSQGARTQALADFKASKVRVLIATDLASRGIDIASLPVVVNYDLPRSPDDYTHRIGRTGRAGESGVAVSFISAETDAHFRVIEKRNKLSIEREQLPGLEPMETIVPAPVQTGGIKGARKSKKDKLREAAGLPPTAPAPKSASAEKTIRPGQEEPKEYFSWSPRTPPGRKR, from the coding sequence ATGTCGTTTTCCTCCCTCGGGCTGTCCGCGCCGATCCTGCAAGCTCTGACCGAGCGTGGCTACCTCGCGCCGACCCCCATTCAGTCCGCCGCGATTCCGCCCATCTTGCGCGGCGGCGATGTGTGGGCTTCGGCGCAAACCGGTTCGGGCAAGACTGCGGCGTTTGTCCTGCCGATCATCGAGCGTTTGGTGACGGACGGCCCGCGTGGTCGCGGCCGTTACGTGCGCGCGCTCATTCTTGTGCCGACACGCGAACTCGCGGCGCAGATCGCGGGTGAAATCCAGGACTACAGCCAGCATCTTGCGCAGGATTCCGCGCTCAAAACACTCGTCGCCGTCGGCGGTGTTTCCATCAACCCGCAGATGATGGCCCTCGGCGGCGGTGCCGACATCATCGTGGCGACGCCCGGCCGCTTACTCGATCTGATCGATCACAACTCCGTGTCGCTGTCGCATGTCGGCACGTTGGTGCTGGACGAAGCCGACCGGCTCTTCGCACTCGGATTTGCGGATGAATTGAATCGCATCATCGCCCTGCTACCGGCACGCCGGCAGAGCCTGCTCTTTTCGGCGACATTTCCTCCGGCGGTCTGGAAACTTGCGGAGAACCTTCTCCTGAATCCGACACGCATCGAGATGCCGTCCGAGCCGGCCGATGCGCCGGACATCCAGCAACGCGCTTTCGAGGTCGATGTGCCGATGCGCACGCAACTCCTCCGTAATCTGATCGAGTTGAATGGCTGGACGCGCGTCCTCGTTTTCGTCGCCACCAAATACGCGACCGAGCACGTCGCCGAAAAACTGAATCGCTCCGGGATTCCCGCCGCCGCCCTTCATGGCGAGCAAAGCCAAGGCGCCCGCACCCAGGCACTCGCGGATTTCAAGGCAAGCAAGGTCCGCGTGCTCATCGCCACCGACCTCGCGTCGCGTGGCATCGATATCGCGAGCCTGCCCGTGGTCGTGAACTACGACCTGCCGCGTTCGCCGGACGACTACACGCACCGGATCGGACGGACCGGACGGGCAGGGGAGAGTGGGGTCGCCGTGAGCTTCATCAGCGCGGAGACCGACGCGCATTTTCGCGTGATCGAAAAGCGCAACAAACTCTCGATCGAGCGCGAGCAGCTCCCCGGACTCGAGCCCATGGAGACCATCGTGCCGGCCCCGGTGCAGACCGGTGGGATCAAGGGCGCGCGCAAGAGCAAGAAGGACAAACTTCGCGAAGCCGCCGGACTGCCTCCGACGGCACCTGCGCCGAAATCCGCCTCGGCGGAGAAGACCATTCGCCCCGGACAGGAAGAACCGAAAGAGTATTTCTCGTGGTCTCCGCGCACGCCGCCGGGACGGAAGCGTTGA
- a CDS encoding redoxin domain-containing protein has translation MHAAESVFDITVKDIKGTDVSLDAYRGKVLLIVNVASKCGYTKQYTGLEALYATYKERGLVVLGFPCNQFGGQEPGTEEEIAAFCSTKFDVKFPLFSKLEVNGSGRAPLYTFLSGEGSKFPGKIGWNFNKFLVGRDGQVIARYESKVAPESTELIAAVEAALAPK, from the coding sequence ATGCACGCCGCCGAATCCGTTTTCGATATCACCGTCAAAGACATCAAGGGCACCGACGTCTCCCTCGACGCCTACCGCGGCAAGGTGTTGCTCATCGTCAACGTCGCGTCGAAGTGCGGCTACACGAAGCAATACACCGGCCTCGAGGCGCTTTACGCCACCTACAAGGAGCGCGGCCTCGTCGTTCTCGGTTTCCCCTGCAACCAGTTCGGCGGACAAGAGCCGGGCACCGAGGAAGAAATCGCCGCGTTTTGCTCCACGAAGTTCGATGTGAAGTTCCCGCTGTTTTCGAAGCTCGAGGTCAACGGTTCCGGTCGTGCGCCGCTCTATACGTTCTTGTCCGGCGAAGGTTCGAAATTCCCCGGTAAGATCGGCTGGAATTTCAACAAGTTCCTCGTCGGTCGCGACGGCCAGGTGATCGCCCGCTACGAGTCGAAGGTTGCACCCGAATCCACCGAGTTGATCGCCGCCGTCGAGGCTGCGTTGGCGCCGAAGTAA
- a CDS encoding phytoene desaturase family protein, which produces MAYDWLKGVADEYDVIVIGSGLGGMTGANVLAKAGHKVLLLEHHYQFGGLATWFTRKGGHIFDISLHGFPSGMIKSCRRYWTKEIADSIHQLKDVRFVNPQMDVWTTFTREDYTRVLVEQFKLPLAQVESFYDHLRAMNYYDNNTETTGQMFNRFFPGRPDVHRLLMEPISYANGSNFDDPAITFGIVFSNFMGAGVFTFQGGSDVLIEKMADELRKNGVELRKKVLVDKILIEERDGKKVACGIVAKSGRVIRAKAILSNANIKNTIFRLAGEENFPADFIEQAKAVRINTSSCQVYLGIRKGESIPHIGDLVFTSEAPAYSNEELTSINTTSRTFSVYYPDTRPGSDRYTVVASLNGRYPDWNSLSEEDYEKEKERMIEESIVALEKYIPDVRAKIDWKEAATPRTIERYTTHFQGTSFGTKFEGLPVSMNLSEKLPGLFHAGSVGIIMSGWLGTINYGVITSNKIDKYLFALKQQASVA; this is translated from the coding sequence ATGGCTTACGACTGGCTCAAAGGTGTTGCAGATGAATACGACGTCATCGTCATTGGCTCCGGCCTTGGCGGCATGACTGGCGCGAACGTGCTCGCGAAGGCCGGACACAAGGTCCTCCTCCTTGAACACCACTACCAGTTCGGAGGCCTCGCCACGTGGTTCACCCGCAAGGGCGGTCACATCTTCGACATCTCCCTGCACGGTTTCCCGAGCGGCATGATCAAGAGCTGCCGCCGTTACTGGACCAAGGAAATCGCCGACTCCATTCACCAACTCAAGGACGTGCGGTTCGTGAACCCGCAGATGGACGTGTGGACCACCTTCACCCGCGAGGATTACACCCGCGTGCTCGTCGAGCAGTTCAAACTTCCTTTGGCCCAGGTCGAATCGTTCTACGACCATCTGCGGGCGATGAACTACTACGATAACAATACCGAGACCACCGGGCAGATGTTCAACCGGTTCTTCCCCGGCCGTCCCGATGTGCACCGCCTGCTGATGGAGCCGATCTCCTACGCCAACGGTTCCAACTTCGATGATCCCGCGATCACCTTCGGCATCGTGTTCTCCAATTTCATGGGTGCGGGCGTGTTCACGTTCCAAGGAGGCTCCGACGTGCTCATTGAAAAAATGGCCGACGAGCTCCGTAAAAACGGCGTCGAGCTTCGCAAAAAAGTCCTCGTCGATAAAATCCTCATCGAAGAGCGTGACGGTAAAAAAGTGGCCTGCGGTATCGTCGCCAAGAGCGGCCGCGTCATCCGCGCCAAGGCGATTCTTTCCAACGCCAACATCAAGAACACCATCTTCCGCCTCGCCGGCGAAGAGAACTTCCCAGCCGATTTCATCGAGCAGGCCAAGGCCGTGCGCATCAACACCAGCTCGTGTCAGGTCTATCTCGGCATCCGCAAGGGCGAGTCAATCCCGCACATCGGCGACCTCGTGTTCACCTCGGAAGCGCCGGCTTACAGCAACGAGGAACTCACTTCCATCAACACGACGAGCCGCACGTTCTCGGTGTATTATCCCGACACGCGCCCCGGCTCGGACCGCTACACCGTGGTCGCGTCCCTAAACGGCCGTTACCCCGACTGGAATTCGCTTTCGGAGGAAGACTACGAAAAGGAAAAAGAACGCATGATCGAAGAGAGCATCGTGGCTCTCGAAAAATACATCCCGGATGTGCGCGCCAAAATCGATTGGAAGGAGGCGGCCACACCACGCACCATCGAGCGATATACGACTCATTTCCAAGGCACCTCATTCGGCACGAAGTTTGAAGGCCTGCCGGTCTCGATGAATTTGTCCGAAAAGCTCCCCGGCCTCTTCCACGCCGGCAGCGTCGGCATCATCATGTCGGGCTGGTTGGGCACCATTAATTACGGCGTGATCACCTCCAACAAGATCGACAAATACCTCTTCGCATTGAAACAGCAGGCGTCCGTTGCCTGA